In Chthoniobacterales bacterium, a single window of DNA contains:
- the mntR gene encoding transcriptional regulator MntR — translation MPTPAKPLTVNAEDYLERIYELIETKGYARVSDIAELLGITRPTVSIMVQRLSRDGYIAYEKYRGLTLTDLGADVARRIRTRHVLLTEFLGMLDLDRAVVSRDVEGIEHHVSPETLEKLERLVDHWKRFPAKLRAALAKDAGIRQPSR, via the coding sequence GTGCCCACTCCCGCGAAGCCCCTCACCGTCAACGCGGAGGACTACCTCGAACGCATCTACGAACTGATCGAAACGAAAGGCTATGCCCGCGTGTCGGACATCGCCGAACTCCTGGGGATCACCCGGCCGACCGTCTCCATCATGGTGCAACGGCTCAGCCGCGACGGTTACATCGCCTACGAAAAATATCGCGGACTCACCCTCACCGACCTCGGCGCCGATGTGGCGCGACGCATCCGCACGCGCCACGTCCTCCTCACGGAATTCCTCGGGATGCTCGATCTCGACCGCGCCGTCGTCTCCCGCGACGTCGAGGGCATCGAGCACCACGTGAGCCCCGAGACCCTCGAAAAGCTCGAGCGCCTCGTCGACCACTGGAAGCGTTTTCCCGCGAAACTCCGCGCCGCCCTGGCCAAGGACGCCGGGATTCGCCAGCCCTCACGATGA
- the metF gene encoding methylenetetrahydrofolate reductase [NAD(P)H], translating to MRLDDLLAQKARTLSFEFFPPRNERGWHTLEDTIEQLMPLGPDFVSVTYGAGGSTREKTREVIEHISRSAAVPAMAHLTCVNATKAELRGLFDEYAAHGIENLLALRGDPPKGQVRFTPTDGGCEYASDLIDLIREDGRFAVLCAAFPEKHPDAVSREADWENLRRKFEKGACAAITQCFFEPRLYVELRDHLTASLGRVPRILPGVLPITDWQAVVRFCKICGASVPESLRERLEPVSEDRVEMRKRGIAFTIEFCRDLLEAGAPGLHLYALNRSTAAAEIVTALRESGHLV from the coding sequence ATGCGACTCGACGACCTGCTTGCGCAAAAAGCGCGCACCCTTTCCTTCGAATTCTTCCCACCGCGCAACGAGCGCGGCTGGCACACCCTGGAGGACACGATCGAGCAGCTCATGCCCCTTGGCCCCGATTTTGTCTCGGTGACCTACGGCGCTGGCGGCAGCACCCGCGAGAAGACCCGCGAAGTGATCGAGCACATTTCGCGCAGCGCCGCGGTGCCGGCGATGGCCCATCTCACCTGCGTGAATGCCACCAAGGCGGAGCTGCGGGGCCTGTTCGACGAATACGCCGCGCACGGCATCGAGAACCTCCTCGCGCTGCGCGGAGACCCGCCCAAGGGCCAGGTCCGCTTCACGCCGACCGACGGCGGCTGCGAATACGCAAGCGACCTCATCGACCTCATTCGCGAGGATGGCCGCTTCGCCGTGCTCTGCGCCGCCTTTCCCGAGAAACACCCCGACGCCGTCTCTCGCGAGGCCGACTGGGAGAATCTTCGCCGCAAATTCGAAAAGGGCGCCTGCGCCGCGATCACCCAGTGTTTTTTCGAGCCGCGGCTCTACGTGGAGCTGCGCGATCACCTTACGGCCTCGCTCGGTCGCGTCCCCCGTATCCTTCCCGGCGTTCTGCCGATCACCGACTGGCAGGCCGTCGTGCGCTTTTGCAAAATCTGCGGCGCTTCCGTGCCCGAATCCCTCCGTGAGCGACTGGAGCCGGTCTCTGAAGATCGGGTCGAAATGCGCAAGCGCGGCATCGCCTTCACCATCGAATTTTGTCGCGACTTGCTCGAAGCCGGCGCCCCGGGTCTTCACCTTTATGCGCTGAACCGCAGCACCGCCGCCGCCGAGATCGTCACCGCCCTTCGCGAAAGCGGCCACCTCGTCTAG
- a CDS encoding HAD family hydrolase, whose translation MIKAVIFDVDGTLVDSVDAHAKSWRAALADSGHEIPYPEVRMQIGKGGDQLLKEFLSESEIEAKGDQIEEKRKQIFRSSYLDGIVGFPAVADLFKRLTTDGILIALASSAAADELDIYKNKAGIADLVREETSKDEVRQSKPHPDIFAAAMDKLGNPSLNHVFVIGDSPWDAIAARKLGLRCIGLRCGGFPEDALRSSGCAEIFDDPHDLLVHYAQIFQQA comes from the coding sequence ATGATCAAGGCGGTGATTTTCGATGTGGATGGGACTCTCGTCGATTCCGTCGATGCCCATGCGAAATCATGGCGCGCAGCACTGGCAGATTCTGGGCACGAGATTCCCTATCCCGAAGTGCGCATGCAGATCGGCAAAGGTGGCGATCAGTTGCTGAAAGAATTTTTGTCCGAATCCGAGATCGAGGCCAAAGGCGACCAAATCGAGGAAAAGCGAAAGCAGATTTTTCGAAGCAGCTATCTCGACGGAATCGTCGGATTCCCCGCCGTTGCCGACCTCTTCAAACGTCTAACGACGGATGGCATCCTGATCGCCCTCGCATCCTCGGCTGCCGCGGACGAACTCGACATTTACAAGAATAAGGCGGGAATCGCGGATCTTGTGCGGGAGGAAACCTCGAAGGACGAGGTCAGACAATCCAAGCCCCACCCCGACATCTTCGCGGCGGCCATGGACAAGCTTGGAAATCCGTCGTTGAACCACGTTTTCGTGATCGGCGATTCGCCGTGGGATGCAATCGCCGCCCGGAAGCTGGGCCTTCGCTGCATCGGGCTGCGCTGCGGGGGATTCCCCGAGGACGCCTTACGAAGCAGCGGGTGTGCAGAGATTTTCGACGACCCGCACGACCTTCTGGTTCATTACGCGCAAATCTTTCAGCAAGCTTGA
- a CDS encoding permease, which yields MTGAFRFSLPDFSYAFLSILLEGVPFLLLGTMISGVIDQFLPARLMTRLLPRNAYAGALVSGLLGIIFPMCECGVVPIIRRLMAKGLPPANAITYMLAAPIVNPIVALSTYAAFKGQAPLDITLLRLGIGYVIAVVIGMAVHNLPLRHVLRPQVIADIAHPQGLSGGSSAIGFGQKLWGALSVCVGDFLNMTVYFVLGAAAAALFNTSVNQEIILPLATNDWLATGSLMALAAALCLCSTTDAFIAATFAMFPTVSKLAFLVFGPMVDLKLIFIYSSVFRKRFVVGLVVGLFVLVGLVCIRLQVIFGPNFTMP from the coding sequence ATGACCGGCGCGTTTCGCTTCAGCCTTCCCGATTTCAGCTACGCCTTTCTGAGCATTCTGCTCGAGGGGGTGCCGTTCCTGCTGCTCGGCACGATGATCTCCGGGGTGATCGACCAGTTTCTGCCTGCGCGATTGATGACGCGCCTGCTGCCGCGCAATGCCTACGCGGGCGCGCTCGTCAGCGGACTTCTCGGCATCATCTTTCCCATGTGCGAATGCGGCGTCGTGCCGATCATCCGGCGTCTCATGGCCAAGGGACTGCCTCCCGCAAACGCGATCACCTACATGCTCGCAGCACCGATCGTGAATCCCATCGTCGCGCTCAGCACCTACGCGGCATTCAAGGGGCAGGCGCCACTGGACATCACCCTGCTGCGCCTCGGGATCGGCTACGTCATCGCCGTTGTCATTGGCATGGCCGTGCACAATCTTCCGTTGCGCCACGTGCTGCGGCCGCAGGTGATCGCCGACATCGCGCATCCGCAAGGGCTTAGCGGCGGCAGCTCCGCGATCGGGTTCGGGCAAAAATTGTGGGGCGCGCTCTCGGTCTGCGTCGGCGACTTCCTCAACATGACCGTCTATTTCGTGCTCGGCGCCGCCGCCGCAGCCCTCTTCAACACATCGGTCAATCAGGAGATCATCCTGCCGCTGGCGACGAACGACTGGCTCGCCACCGGGTCGTTGATGGCGCTCGCCGCCGCGCTCTGCCTGTGCAGCACGACGGACGCCTTTATCGCCGCGACGTTCGCCATGTTCCCCACCGTATCCAAACTGGCCTTCCTCGTCTTCGGGCCCATGGTCGACCTCAAGCTCATTTTCATCTACTCCTCGGTCTTCCGGAAACGCTTCGTCGTCGGCCTCGTTGTCGGCCTGTTCGTTCTGGTCGGTCTCGTCTGCATCCGCCTGCAAGTGATCTTCGGCCCCAACTTCACCATGCCATGA
- the surE gene encoding 5'/3'-nucleotidase SurE, whose product MIGNARGGIVNKRDAHGWKRIVSHQHGTLVPGHLQVGRIDDCVRILLMSTRILIANDDGIYSPGIAALARIASGFGTVRIVAPDVEQSSMGHAITASRPLRYRRTPIGEFDAYRVNGTPADCVALGLHNWEKVDLVLSGINLGSNLGHSCWHSGTLAAAKQAALFGSRGVALSTPATEDEPDFERLTPYVEKVLETLLGERDLPLVNVNFPADPKGIRWTRQAVQQYDGEIFPASDPYGRSVYWFTVKPLTNPEKGTDRWAVDNGWVSMTPLRLDLTDEPALARMGAKVDESDQAILVPA is encoded by the coding sequence ATGATCGGCAACGCCCGCGGTGGGATTGTGAACAAGCGTGATGCGCATGGCTGGAAGCGGATCGTTTCTCACCAGCATGGGACGCTTGTGCCAGGACATCTTCAGGTCGGCCGGATTGACGATTGCGTGCGAATCCTCCTCATGAGCACACGGATTCTGATTGCGAACGACGATGGGATTTACAGCCCTGGCATTGCCGCGCTGGCGAGGATTGCCTCCGGCTTCGGCACGGTGCGGATCGTCGCGCCGGACGTCGAGCAGTCCTCGATGGGCCACGCCATCACGGCGTCGCGGCCACTTCGCTACCGGCGCACACCGATCGGCGAGTTCGACGCGTATCGAGTGAATGGCACTCCGGCCGACTGCGTGGCACTTGGGCTCCACAATTGGGAAAAAGTCGATCTCGTGCTGTCGGGGATCAACCTTGGCTCGAATCTTGGCCATTCGTGCTGGCATTCCGGCACGCTGGCGGCCGCGAAACAGGCCGCCCTTTTCGGATCTCGCGGGGTTGCGCTCAGCACTCCGGCCACCGAAGACGAACCGGACTTCGAGCGCCTGACTCCCTACGTGGAGAAAGTGCTGGAAACACTTCTTGGAGAGCGGGACCTGCCTCTCGTGAACGTCAATTTCCCCGCCGACCCAAAGGGCATTCGATGGACGAGACAGGCCGTGCAGCAATACGATGGCGAGATTTTTCCCGCTTCGGATCCTTACGGGCGTAGCGTGTATTGGTTCACGGTGAAACCGCTGACAAATCCTGAGAAAGGCACCGATCGTTGGGCGGTCGACAATGGCTGGGTCTCGATGACCCCGCTACGGCTTGACCTCACGGATGAGCCGGCTCTGGCGCGAATGGGTGCGAAGGTCGACGAGTCGGATCAGGCCATCCTGGTTCCAGCCTGA
- a CDS encoding diacylglycerol kinase family protein produces the protein MRITLVHNPTAGVADHRLEEILASLRRAGHEAIDGDLEAIHRKPPSLQETDLVLAAGGDGTVRKVALAMAGSKVPVGVLPLGTANNLAHSLELERPVPEIIANLDSYRPCGFDLGIAIGPWGKFVFMEGFGAGLFADYLSALDTPGHRDWMEALRDEQGLHRDYVFLPQLLAGYESRGWDLRVDGNPIRGDFFLVEALNTKCIGPFSELAPRADPGDGFLDLVTLGPDEIETFCDLLTAHAEGNEQPFPFPVRRFRELELRSRDEYLHFDDHLWPNENRHAPSSLIRVSVQPSALFFLRPPQ, from the coding sequence ATGCGCATCACGCTTGTTCACAATCCCACCGCGGGCGTTGCCGATCATCGCCTCGAAGAAATCCTCGCCAGCCTCCGTCGGGCGGGGCATGAGGCCATCGACGGCGACCTCGAGGCCATCCATCGCAAGCCCCCTTCCTTGCAAGAGACAGATCTCGTGCTCGCAGCGGGTGGCGATGGCACCGTGCGCAAAGTGGCGCTCGCCATGGCCGGCAGCAAAGTCCCCGTGGGCGTGCTTCCTTTGGGAACAGCCAACAATCTCGCCCATTCGCTCGAACTGGAGCGGCCCGTTCCAGAAATCATCGCGAACCTCGACTCGTATCGCCCGTGCGGCTTCGACCTTGGGATCGCGATCGGTCCGTGGGGGAAATTCGTGTTCATGGAAGGCTTCGGTGCGGGACTTTTCGCCGACTACCTCTCCGCACTCGATACGCCGGGCCATCGTGATTGGATGGAAGCCCTGCGTGACGAGCAAGGTTTGCATCGCGATTATGTTTTTCTGCCTCAACTCCTCGCCGGCTACGAGTCACGCGGGTGGGACCTGCGCGTCGATGGCAACCCGATTCGTGGCGATTTCTTTCTCGTCGAAGCTCTCAACACCAAATGCATCGGTCCGTTCTCGGAACTCGCCCCGCGCGCCGATCCTGGCGACGGATTTCTCGACCTTGTCACCCTCGGCCCTGACGAAATCGAAACCTTTTGCGACCTGCTCACTGCCCATGCCGAAGGAAACGAGCAGCCATTTCCCTTCCCCGTCCGCCGATTTCGGGAACTCGAACTGCGCTCGCGCGATGAATATCTCCACTTCGACGACCACCTCTGGCCCAATGAGAATCGGCATGCGCCCTCCAGCCTTATTCGCGTGAGCGTGCAGCCATCGGCCCTGTTTTTTCTGCGCCCCCCACAGTGA
- a CDS encoding TIGR03943 family protein, which produces MNSIAHRLLTSGVLIVWGAVLCAFYFTGRITAYLHPTFQPFALAAGCVLVAFALLTLLAPNLDASCGASAPRSSVHGVLLALVLVGPLLFAFANSQDSFGASTVANRTYVQDIAQLPAALPPTAADPALPDDGSTTGPGDTASPADQPPEFPKNAAGDLQAQVVDFLYAAQLPDVRSQLEGKPVEVIGQLMPAKSNNPHGDRFDVIRMFMTCCAADAQPLAVSIQPREKSKLAEMTWVKIRGRATFPVISGQRMPLIDEASIEKTDPPEDTYLY; this is translated from the coding sequence ATGAACTCGATCGCCCACCGCCTCCTGACCTCCGGCGTTCTCATCGTCTGGGGGGCCGTTCTTTGCGCCTTCTATTTCACCGGTCGCATCACCGCCTACCTGCACCCAACCTTCCAACCCTTCGCCCTCGCCGCGGGGTGCGTGCTCGTCGCCTTCGCCCTGCTCACCCTCCTCGCGCCCAATCTCGACGCCTCCTGCGGCGCCAGCGCCCCCCGATCGTCCGTCCACGGCGTGCTGCTGGCGCTCGTGCTCGTGGGCCCGCTGCTCTTCGCCTTCGCAAATTCGCAGGATAGCTTCGGCGCCAGCACGGTTGCGAACCGCACCTACGTGCAGGACATCGCCCAGCTCCCCGCCGCCCTCCCGCCGACGGCAGCCGACCCGGCGCTTCCCGACGATGGATCCACCACCGGCCCCGGCGACACCGCTTCGCCCGCGGACCAGCCGCCCGAATTCCCGAAAAACGCCGCCGGCGATCTCCAGGCGCAGGTCGTCGATTTTCTTTACGCGGCACAGCTCCCCGATGTGCGGAGCCAGCTCGAGGGCAAGCCCGTCGAGGTCATTGGCCAGCTCATGCCCGCGAAGTCGAACAACCCCCACGGAGATCGCTTCGATGTCATCCGGATGTTCATGACGTGCTGCGCGGCCGACGCCCAACCCCTGGCCGTCTCGATCCAGCCTCGCGAGAAATCGAAGCTCGCCGAAATGACGTGGGTGAAAATTCGCGGGCGCGCGACCTTCCCCGTCATCAGCGGCCAGCGAATGCCGCTCATTGACGAGGCCTCGATCGAAAAGACCGACCCACCCGAGGATACCTACCTCTACTAA
- a CDS encoding GTP-binding protein — MTPLILLVGFLGAGKTTYLRQLLPELRAQGLDPHVIINDYQNARVDAELLRELTNSIVPISGSCVCCGSREELLGALEKFEAASGRVLVVETNGTTDAEELIELLALEPALERFTQPIQLSVIDGKRWQKRFWHNALELAQTRTAGFVFISRREEIDARRLAAVVASLADHEVRAVHATPSEFALKVTGIAAIVRDLPGRSRVAHDADCDCGHHHDHHDHHDHHDHAAHAHSHDDVHHFASLQIDLPGIVPRGAVALFLTELPPEVIRVKGLARLREFPEEYHVFQRVESGPVQWLPIGANSRLEHPLMVLIGAGMDAASLQTRATQIFGLVSA, encoded by the coding sequence ATGACTCCGCTCATCCTGCTCGTCGGCTTTCTCGGCGCGGGCAAGACCACTTATCTCCGCCAGCTCCTGCCCGAACTCCGCGCGCAGGGACTCGATCCCCACGTCATCATCAACGACTACCAGAACGCCCGCGTCGACGCAGAGCTGCTGCGCGAGCTGACCAACTCGATCGTCCCCATCAGCGGCAGCTGCGTCTGCTGCGGGTCGCGCGAGGAATTGCTCGGCGCTCTGGAAAAATTCGAGGCCGCGTCCGGTCGCGTGCTCGTCGTTGAAACCAACGGCACCACCGACGCCGAGGAACTCATCGAGCTCCTCGCCCTGGAGCCCGCGCTCGAGCGATTCACGCAGCCGATCCAGCTCTCCGTCATCGACGGCAAGCGCTGGCAAAAACGATTCTGGCACAATGCGCTGGAACTCGCGCAGACCCGCACCGCGGGCTTCGTCTTCATCTCGCGCCGCGAAGAAATCGACGCCAGGCGCCTCGCCGCCGTCGTGGCCTCGCTTGCGGATCACGAAGTTCGGGCCGTTCACGCCACTCCGTCCGAGTTCGCCCTCAAGGTCACCGGCATCGCGGCCATTGTGCGCGATCTCCCGGGTCGCAGCCGGGTGGCCCACGATGCCGATTGCGATTGCGGCCACCATCACGACCATCACGACCATCACGACCATCACGACCACGCGGCGCACGCCCATTCGCACGATGACGTCCATCACTTCGCGTCGCTGCAGATCGACCTGCCGGGCATCGTTCCCCGGGGCGCCGTCGCACTTTTTCTGACCGAGCTCCCGCCCGAAGTCATCCGGGTGAAAGGCCTCGCCCGTCTGCGGGAGTTTCCCGAAGAATACCATGTCTTCCAGCGCGTGGAATCCGGCCCCGTGCAATGGCTGCCCATTGGAGCGAACTCCCGGCTCGAGCACCCATTGATGGTTCTGATCGGCGCTGGCATGGATGCGGCGTCGCTCCAGACCCGCGCCACGCAGATCTTCGGGCTCGTTTCCGCGTAG
- a CDS encoding EAL domain-containing protein, translating into MSSSLPIPSALDQLSEIDVLIVEDDAVTRALLDRQIKKRGHHSTLCDSAEIALARLLERFYPIILLDVQLPGMSGLELCRHLRAQTDGDQYYILVGTGNDKPEDLRDILDAGASDYVAKPYHPDFLNVRLTVAEKQVKEIAARKRLERELKFLATRDPLTKLLNRSQLEPALAAAINASMEGRPAAVLYLDLDNFKVVNDTLGHDAGDRLLLTLSSLIKTVTRPQDELVRFGGDEFIMILTDATVEQAMAVAGRLREKFDEFRFLDSGMSFRVGASIGVAPVNPLLSPAEILVAADSACYAAKAHGRNRVELHSESDSAIAKLIADTDWATRIGEAMRDGSLELWFQPVVSAATGKLLYQEALLRYMAPGQTIIISPGAFLSSAQRSGQGAKLDRFVIDAAFRILAAHPDLVLGVNLSAPSFNDHELIHHLEGALSANPVNPSQLLFEITETEIMSNLDKAREVLKEMSRMGFKTALDDFGAGFSSLAYLKNLPVDHLKIDCTFIRDLPNNHFNQAILRAIREVARIRNIKTVAECVETREQYDLLGELGIDYAQGFIIGRPRATPYVASEIVIPQ; encoded by the coding sequence ATGAGTAGTTCCCTCCCGATCCCCTCCGCTCTCGACCAGCTTTCGGAGATCGACGTTTTGATTGTCGAAGACGATGCGGTGACCCGGGCTTTGCTCGATCGGCAGATCAAAAAACGCGGCCATCACTCGACGCTTTGCGACAGCGCGGAGATCGCGCTCGCGCGACTGCTCGAGCGCTTCTATCCGATCATCCTGCTCGACGTGCAGCTGCCGGGAATGAGCGGACTCGAGCTCTGCCGGCACCTCCGTGCGCAGACCGACGGCGACCAGTATTACATCCTTGTCGGCACCGGCAACGACAAGCCCGAGGACCTGCGCGACATTCTCGATGCCGGCGCCAGTGACTACGTCGCGAAGCCCTACCACCCCGATTTTCTGAACGTCCGTCTCACGGTTGCCGAGAAACAGGTGAAGGAAATCGCCGCGAGAAAGCGGCTCGAGCGCGAGCTGAAATTCCTCGCCACGCGCGATCCGCTCACGAAGCTATTGAACCGCAGCCAGCTCGAGCCCGCGCTCGCCGCCGCGATCAATGCCTCGATGGAAGGCCGTCCGGCCGCGGTGCTCTACCTCGATCTCGACAATTTCAAGGTCGTCAACGACACGCTCGGCCACGACGCCGGCGATCGTCTCCTGCTCACGCTCTCCTCGCTTATCAAGACCGTCACGCGGCCGCAGGACGAGCTCGTGCGGTTCGGCGGCGACGAGTTCATCATGATTCTCACTGACGCGACCGTGGAGCAGGCCATGGCCGTCGCCGGGCGGTTGCGGGAGAAGTTCGACGAGTTTCGCTTCCTCGATTCCGGAATGAGTTTTCGCGTGGGGGCGTCCATCGGCGTCGCGCCGGTGAATCCCTTGCTCTCGCCCGCGGAGATCCTCGTGGCGGCGGATTCCGCCTGCTACGCGGCGAAGGCGCACGGCCGTAATCGCGTCGAGCTCCACAGCGAAAGCGACAGCGCGATCGCCAAGCTCATCGCCGATACCGACTGGGCCACGCGCATCGGCGAGGCCATGCGGGATGGCAGTCTCGAGCTCTGGTTCCAGCCCGTTGTTTCCGCCGCCACCGGTAAGCTGCTCTATCAGGAGGCGCTGCTGCGTTACATGGCACCGGGGCAGACGATCATCATCAGCCCGGGGGCGTTCCTGAGTTCCGCCCAGCGTTCCGGGCAGGGCGCCAAGCTCGATCGGTTCGTGATCGACGCGGCCTTCAGGATCCTCGCCGCCCACCCCGATCTTGTTCTCGGCGTGAATCTTTCCGCGCCGTCGTTCAACGATCACGAACTCATCCATCACCTCGAGGGGGCGCTCTCCGCGAATCCGGTGAACCCCTCGCAGCTCCTTTTCGAGATCACCGAGACGGAGATCATGTCGAATCTCGACAAGGCTCGAGAGGTCCTCAAGGAGATGAGTCGCATGGGCTTCAAAACGGCCCTCGACGATTTCGGCGCCGGCTTCTCGTCGCTGGCGTATTTGAAGAACCTTCCCGTCGATCACCTCAAGATCGACTGCACGTTCATTCGCGACCTGCCGAACAATCACTTCAACCAGGCCATCCTGCGCGCCATTCGGGAAGTGGCCCGGATTCGGAATATCAAGACCGTAGCGGAGTGCGTAGAGACGCGGGAGCAATACGATCTGCTCGGCGAACTCGGCATCGACTACGCCCAGGGCTTCATCATCGGTCGCCCGCGGGCAACGCCCTACGTCGCGAGCGAAATCGTCATCCCGCAGTAA